Below is a window of Veillonella rodentium DNA.
GACAAGATATTCCTGAATTACTTCAAGCAGCCGATATATTTTTACTGCCATCTAATTTTGAAGGACTTCCACTAGTCGCTGTTGAAGCACAGGCGACGAGTATTCCGTGTTTGTTGGCAGATACAATAACTAAAGAATCAAAGATTTTAGATACGACAGAGTTTTTATCTATTGATGATATTAACGAATGGGTAGAGTGTATTTCAAAATATAAAACAGTATCAAGATTTGATGCTCATGATAAGTTAAGACAGGCTGGATATGATATTCAAACGGAGATACATAGGATTGAAAAAGTATATCAAAACTTGTGATATTAATTTAGTAATTATATTCTTATAAGAAATCTTAAATTGCAATATGAAATTGAACAGTATCCAAATCTACAATTTTATTAACTTCTTCAAGAAAGACATCCAAAGGGGTTCTATAATTTAGAAGCTTGCGTGGCAAATTATTACACCATTGAAGTGTTCGTTGAATTGTTTCCTCCGAAACGGCTTTTATTGGCATTCCTTTCGGTATACATCTACGAAGTAAACCATTATGCCTTTCGTTCGATCCACGTTCCCAAGCAGAATAAGGTCGAGCAAAATAAATAGACAAAGTTTCATTTTCTAAATCAGATATCTCTGAAAACTCTAAACCGTTATCTGCAGTTATTGTTTTACATAAGCAGGCTAGATTAACATCTTTAAACGTATTTAACCATGCATGCAGTGTTTCTTTTACATCAGTAGCCCGTGCTGATGGACATCGTAAAGCCACATACAATCTGCTTTTACGCTCAAGTAAAGAGATTAAAACATGGTCTGTCTTATCTTTTATTCCACGGACGGTATCTAATTCCCAATGTCCGAATTCCTCGCGCGTTTCAATATTAGGATCACGAAGCTCTATGGATTTACCAAGTTCTCGCTTATGTTTTCTAGAAATAGATTTTCGTTGGGAACGCCGTACTACCAATGGTAAATCAATTGCTTTTATTCTCAATACACCTTTGTGAAGATAATTATATAAAGTTTTAGCACAAACCATTTCATTACGCACAAACAAACCCTTATGTTTAGCATATCCAACAGCAGCATCAAAGGACCAATGATCATTTAGAACTTTGCTTTCAATCCAATTTATAAAAGATTCTATAGCACCAACTCTCATGGTATTAAAGGAGCCCATACGTTGTCTTTCATAGGTTGCCTGTCCAGAATCAGCTAAATATACAAGTTGAGATTTACCTTGTCGAATTTGAATTACAGTACCGCGTTTTAATTCTGTATAAATAGTTGTTCTGGAACGGCCCAGTGCACGTGAAATTGCAGTAATACTGTCTCCTAGAACGATTCTCTTTTCTAAATAAAATCGTTCTTCGAAGTTTAAGTGTTTGTTTGTGCGTAATGTCGTGTTATGATTATTGTAGTCCATAGTGATTACCTCGGTTATATTTTGATTAGGCACCTAAATCATAACACAAGGTTCACTATGGATTTTTTATTTGTTCAATTTCATTCTACAATTAAGCTCTTATAAGAAATTTATTATGAATAGCAAAATGACCTTCTCATATTAGATTACATCTAGTTTGCGAAGGTCATTTTATTGTGTAACTATATTTGAATGTTTAATCATTATGATTAACAGTTTGTTCTTATCTATTTTCATCTTCATCGCGAGTCCCCTTAGTACGCAGTTCCATAGCCGGACATTCACTAGAGAGGGCCGACTCCTCTGCGATGGGGTACGATGTGTCTTCCAGGTTCACGGTTTGCAGCAATTTTTCGGCGTCGTCGTTCTGGATGGAGATTTTCTTGTTGTACCAGCTACCGAATTCGCGGATAACCGGTTCATTGCGTCGGAAATATGTGTACTGATTGATTTTACGGGATTCTACGAGTTCCGCATTTTCCAGGATGCTCATGAATGTGGAAATGGACGACTGCGATACACCGCAGCGCTTCTGGATGCTTTTAACACTGACGCTGTGTGGGAAATCGATGAGACTGTCGGCGTGTATCTGTACACCGAATTCCTGCTCCGGGCGTTTCAGCCACAATATAATATTTAACCGATGTGGATTTGATAATGCTTTCAAGATTCTTAACGGGTCCATATGGCCTCCTCTGGTGATATATTCCAAAATAATGAGTGCCTAACCTTGACCGTGGTCCTGCATTATGCGGTCGTATTATACGCGTGTTGCTCCGTATAGGGTTTTCTTACCTTTATCATACCCTCTTTTTTCCGTGAAAGCCAGAAAAAATTATAAATTTCACGAATTGATGAATTTTATTGCACATTGAAAATGTATTGCATGAAT
It encodes the following:
- a CDS encoding IS30 family transposase yields the protein MDYNNHNTTLRTNKHLNFEERFYLEKRIVLGDSITAISRALGRSRTTIYTELKRGTVIQIRQGKSQLVYLADSGQATYERQRMGSFNTMRVGAIESFINWIESKVLNDHWSFDAAVGYAKHKGLFVRNEMVCAKTLYNYLHKGVLRIKAIDLPLVVRRSQRKSISRKHKRELGKSIELRDPNIETREEFGHWELDTVRGIKDKTDHVLISLLERKSRLYVALRCPSARATDVKETLHAWLNTFKDVNLACLCKTITADNGLEFSEISDLENETLSIYFARPYSAWERGSNERHNGLLRRCIPKGMPIKAVSEETIQRTLQWCNNLPRKLLNYRTPLDVFLEEVNKIVDLDTVQFHIAI
- a CDS encoding ArsR/SmtB family transcription factor, with product MDPLRILKALSNPHRLNIILWLKRPEQEFGVQIHADSLIDFPHSVSVKSIQKRCGVSQSSISTFMSILENAELVESRKINQYTYFRRNEPVIREFGSWYNKKISIQNDDAEKLLQTVNLEDTSYPIAEESALSSECPAMELRTKGTRDEDENR